The Methanocella arvoryzae MRE50 genome includes a region encoding these proteins:
- a CDS encoding sensor histidine kinase: MYSGHGLKNENNFYRVIFETAHEPMLIIRPDGRIVEVNNSLIKAFGYAKEELLRMNLADLLPIYGKPDMSGHLEKCRQGQVFEAAYRRRDGSVFPAEVSAQRAVLGDEMAFIEIIRDITDRKQAEEAMNRLRAILEKSQEIAGLGNWELDLTTNQLTWSDEVYRIFGLQPQEFGATYEAFLRFVHPDDRAAVDEAYTRSVRLGKNSYSIEHRIVRKTDGQVRIVHEKCEHYRDSSGKIIRSIGIVQDITERKQAEEELKAAKAQAELYLDLMSHDISNMHHIILMQLELALSVLDEEGKLDVRKKDMLDIPFRTLKRSVNLIHNVRTLQKVRSGEYKAEPLDLCPIIEEIINVYSDIPGRDVTIRYTPATGQRVMVSPLIKDVISNLVDNAVKHVHDPVMIDIDVARVERNGVNYYRISVVDNGDGIPDEKKELIFQRFKRGQTKAKGTGLGLYIVKTLVESFGGLIEVTDRVPGDHRKGARFNVYLPVAGA; the protein is encoded by the coding sequence GTGTATAGCGGGCATGGGTTGAAAAATGAAAATAATTTTTATAGAGTTATCTTTGAAACCGCCCACGAACCCATGCTGATCATTCGCCCGGACGGAAGAATAGTCGAGGTCAACAACTCGCTTATTAAAGCATTCGGATATGCTAAAGAAGAGCTGCTCAGGATGAACCTTGCAGACCTGCTCCCCATTTACGGAAAGCCAGACATGTCCGGGCATCTCGAGAAGTGCCGGCAGGGACAGGTTTTTGAGGCCGCATACAGGCGTAGAGACGGCAGCGTGTTCCCGGCAGAGGTCAGCGCGCAGAGAGCGGTGCTCGGAGACGAAATGGCTTTCATTGAGATCATCCGAGATATCACCGACAGGAAACAGGCGGAGGAAGCCATGAACAGGCTCCGCGCCATCCTCGAAAAATCCCAGGAGATCGCCGGCCTCGGTAACTGGGAACTTGATCTGACCACAAATCAGCTGACGTGGTCTGACGAGGTATACAGGATCTTCGGCCTGCAGCCGCAGGAGTTCGGTGCTACGTACGAGGCGTTCCTCAGATTCGTGCACCCGGATGATCGGGCAGCGGTGGACGAGGCTTACACCAGATCAGTCAGGCTCGGTAAAAACAGCTACAGTATCGAGCACCGGATCGTTAGAAAAACCGACGGGCAGGTCCGAATTGTGCACGAGAAATGCGAGCACTACAGGGACAGCTCGGGCAAGATCATCCGGTCCATAGGCATTGTGCAGGACATCACCGAGCGCAAACAGGCTGAAGAAGAGCTGAAGGCTGCGAAAGCACAGGCAGAACTTTACCTGGACCTGATGAGCCACGACATCTCCAACATGCACCATATCATCCTCATGCAGCTCGAGCTGGCGCTCAGCGTGCTTGACGAGGAGGGAAAGCTGGACGTCAGAAAGAAGGACATGCTGGACATACCGTTCAGGACGTTGAAGCGGAGCGTCAACCTCATCCACAATGTCCGCACGCTGCAGAAGGTCAGGTCGGGCGAATACAAGGCAGAGCCTCTGGACCTGTGCCCGATTATAGAGGAAATCATAAATGTGTACTCCGACATCCCGGGCAGGGACGTCACAATTCGCTACACGCCTGCAACCGGCCAGAGAGTGATGGTCAGCCCCCTGATCAAGGATGTCATCAGCAACCTAGTAGACAATGCTGTGAAACACGTGCATGATCCTGTAATGATCGACATCGACGTCGCCAGGGTCGAACGTAATGGCGTAAATTACTACAGGATTTCAGTAGTAGATAATGGCGATGGAATACCCGACGAGAAGAAAGAACTGATCTTCCAGCGGTTTAAACGCGGGCAGACGAAGGCAAAGGGCACCGGCCTGGGCCTCTACATTGTGAAGACGCTGGTAGAGAGCTTCGGAGGCCTGATAGAAGTCACCGACAGGGTTCCCGGCGATCACAGGAAGGGCGCCCGGTTCAACGTCTACCTCCCGGTAGCAGGGGCATAA
- a CDS encoding PGF-CTERM sorting domain-containing protein: MRTLTVIAGILIAIAILSSLSATTALAQTNATQATIVGQVNVNGVPTNGVSVTCGTGSATTSNYNGVDGVYVIAGLPTGTSLPFTATYQGYSYTDTIDPLTAGQQYYEIPAVNIVMETSTPTPTPNATVTPTPAANATVTPTPEANATVTPTPAANATVTPTPEATPTATPTATPVPPTPTPTPEPAPEPAPAQEPASPPVDNTPPADTPEPTPAQSTPTATDVVRDTIAKDPTATASPIGIGTATTQPVPPDLAGPNPTAARSPGFEWVLAIICLAGAAYLVIKKD, translated from the coding sequence ATGAGAACCCTAACTGTGATCGCAGGTATTCTGATAGCGATCGCCATCCTTTCAAGCTTATCAGCCACCACTGCGCTTGCCCAGACGAATGCGACTCAGGCTACCATCGTCGGGCAGGTGAACGTAAACGGCGTGCCGACGAACGGAGTTTCAGTGACCTGCGGCACAGGATCGGCTACGACCAGCAATTACAACGGAGTAGATGGCGTGTACGTCATCGCAGGGCTGCCCACCGGGACCAGTCTACCCTTTACGGCAACCTATCAGGGCTATTCATACACAGACACGATCGACCCGCTGACCGCCGGCCAGCAATACTACGAGATACCGGCGGTCAACATCGTCATGGAGACAAGCACACCAACCCCAACCCCAAATGCTACGGTAACGCCTACACCAGCCGCCAATGCCACTGTCACCCCCACGCCTGAGGCTAATGCGACTGTGACACCGACACCGGCTGCTAACGCGACAGTCACGCCAACGCCGGAAGCCACTCCGACGGCGACCCCGACAGCTACGCCCGTACCCCCTACCCCAACTCCAACCCCGGAACCGGCACCAGAACCTGCACCGGCCCAGGAGCCGGCCAGTCCCCCGGTAGATAACACGCCGCCGGCAGATACACCCGAGCCGACGCCGGCCCAGAGCACACCCACGGCCACAGACGTAGTCAGGGATACTATAGCAAAAGATCCGACTGCGACGGCATCCCCCATCGGTATCGGGACGGCAACGACCCAGCCTGTACCCCCCGATCTGGCAGGCCCGAACCCGACCGCTGCCAGATCGCCCGGCTTTGAATGGGTACTGGCCATCATATGCCTGGCAGGTGCAGCATACCTGGTAATTAAGAAAGACTAG
- a CDS encoding VOC family protein, producing the protein MQTTKAKGRVTTGGLCHIAIDVTDLENSVRFYTDMFNLEVVDRTDSHVQLKTPGGRDSFFLFKANAPVNPRGCGQSHAHFGFRVDDQNFDVAMDYIRRNNIKIHPNPRRSPGRFVYIEDPDGYVIQLEPGDCD; encoded by the coding sequence ATGCAGACCACTAAAGCCAAAGGGCGTGTTACTACCGGGGGGCTATGTCACATAGCCATCGATGTGACTGATCTTGAAAACTCCGTAAGGTTTTACACTGACATGTTCAACCTCGAAGTAGTAGACAGGACTGATTCTCACGTCCAGCTGAAAACTCCGGGCGGCAGGGATAGTTTCTTCCTGTTCAAGGCAAATGCTCCGGTAAACCCTCGGGGCTGCGGGCAGTCTCACGCTCACTTTGGGTTCAGGGTTGACGATCAGAATTTTGACGTAGCCATGGACTACATCAGGCGGAATAACATTAAAATCCATCCGAACCCGCGCAGATCTCCCGGCAGGTTTGTTTATATAGAAGACCCGGACGGCTATGTTATCCAGCTCGAGCCAGGGGACTGCGACTGA
- a CDS encoding HEAT repeat domain-containing protein — MASRIWDPDSGPSDNGGEFIATCSDTAVLIGLLSDASPRIRMIAAEALGRTHDPGVIEPLLALLTDDSRVAAAALDAIGMIGGDRAISALIGVVNESRDLTISEHAIVALGKIGDERALDPLIVRLHDRSDSFYARKLAARALYSIYSRGSLSERGVEKVMNHWHAWYLF, encoded by the coding sequence ATGGCCAGCCGGATATGGGATCCGGATAGTGGACCATCTGATAATGGCGGCGAGTTCATCGCTACCTGTAGCGATACAGCTGTTTTAATTGGATTACTGTCTGATGCGTCTCCCCGGATTCGCATGATAGCAGCCGAAGCTCTTGGCCGGACACATGACCCCGGGGTGATAGAGCCTCTGCTGGCTTTGCTGACCGACGACTCCCGGGTGGCTGCAGCAGCCCTCGACGCGATCGGGATGATCGGGGGAGACCGGGCGATCTCCGCGCTCATCGGCGTGGTCAACGAAAGCAGGGACCTGACGATCAGCGAGCACGCAATTGTCGCCCTCGGTAAGATCGGGGATGAGCGTGCCCTTGATCCACTGATCGTCCGACTGCACGATCGTAGCGACTCCTTCTACGCTCGAAAACTGGCTGCAAGAGCTCTGTATTCAATCTATAGCCGGGGTTCCCTGAGCGAACGCGGTGTAGAGAAAGTGATGAATCACTGGCACGCGTGGTACTTGTTCTGA
- the eif1A gene encoding translation initiation factor eIF-1A, with protein MNRQQNQRTGSSTMDGETVRVRTPDRREGELLGTVINLLGGSRVLVRCMDSVTRMCRIRGKMKKRTWVREGDIVIVVPWDFQNDKGDIIWRYTGPQAEWLSRKGFLKTA; from the coding sequence CTGAACAGACAGCAAAATCAGAGAACTGGCAGTTCCACGATGGACGGGGAGACCGTTCGTGTAAGGACTCCTGATCGTCGGGAAGGCGAACTTTTAGGCACCGTGATAAATCTGCTCGGAGGCAGCCGGGTGCTGGTGCGGTGTATGGATAGCGTGACACGAATGTGCCGTATCAGGGGGAAAATGAAAAAACGCACGTGGGTCCGAGAGGGGGATATCGTGATAGTAGTGCCCTGGGATTTCCAGAACGATAAGGGTGACATTATCTGGAGGTACACCGGCCCTCAGGCAGAATGGCTCAGTCGGAAAGGCTTTTTAAAGACGGCCTGA
- a CDS encoding CxxC-x17-CxxC domain-containing protein: MRDSGFRGPRRSFGGPREMHKTTCSDCGKECEVPFKPTEGRPVYCQDCLPKHRKPRF; encoded by the coding sequence ATGAGAGACAGCGGATTTAGGGGACCCCGGAGAAGCTTCGGCGGCCCGAGAGAAATGCATAAGACTACTTGTTCTGACTGCGGAAAAGAATGCGAAGTACCCTTTAAGCCAACGGAAGGCCGCCCGGTATACTGCCAGGACTGCCTGCCCAAGCACAGGAAGCCCAGGTTCTAA
- a CDS encoding YkgJ family cysteine cluster protein — protein MPGCTQCGSCCLKYGMRLEATPLDLARWTLDGRQDILSRVGVDYDEKGEVTGGRLWINPDGSPAAECPFMYEKEGKYYCGIHEIKPEVCVAHICIKYYGNTN, from the coding sequence ATGCCCGGATGCACTCAATGTGGCTCCTGTTGCCTCAAGTACGGCATGAGGCTGGAAGCCACGCCTCTCGACCTCGCCCGGTGGACGCTGGATGGCCGGCAGGATATCCTGAGCAGGGTGGGCGTAGACTACGACGAGAAGGGCGAAGTCACCGGCGGGCGGCTGTGGATCAACCCCGACGGCAGTCCGGCTGCCGAATGTCCTTTTATGTACGAGAAAGAGGGCAAGTACTACTGCGGGATCCACGAGATCAAGCCTGAAGTATGCGTAGCCCATATCTGCATCAAATATTATGGGAATACGAATTAA
- a CDS encoding CheR family methyltransferase codes for MQEISDPDLRLLIRRIKDRTGIDLSQYKDSYIYRRLSSRMKVFGAATYKDYLGILEKDSGEYEKVVDAFTINVSEFFRDREVFKVIMGQVMPDIIAEKKRTGRRNIRIWSAGCACGEEVYSLSMILNNLLGNDYDNFSIRLYATDIDEACMAKAREGYYDPISLKNVDRVLMAKYTTKTPDGRIRVTDEVRRNVTFKSYNLIKGGKFGSFFDLILCRNVMIYFSDDQKARLLMEFYNSLSPGGYLVIGRTETLVGDSRNLLQAINGMERVYRKPENGTAFFKPL; via the coding sequence ATGCAAGAGATCTCCGATCCTGACCTGCGGCTGTTGATCCGGAGGATCAAAGACCGGACAGGCATAGACCTCAGCCAGTACAAGGACAGCTACATCTATCGACGGCTGTCCAGTCGTATGAAGGTCTTCGGAGCGGCGACCTACAAGGACTATCTGGGCATCCTGGAGAAGGACTCGGGCGAGTACGAAAAAGTCGTGGACGCCTTTACGATCAACGTCTCGGAATTCTTCCGGGACAGGGAAGTCTTCAAGGTGATCATGGGCCAGGTCATGCCTGACATCATCGCGGAGAAAAAGCGCACTGGAAGGCGCAACATTCGCATCTGGAGCGCGGGCTGCGCTTGCGGCGAGGAAGTCTATTCCCTGTCCATGATCCTCAACAATCTGCTGGGCAACGACTACGACAACTTTTCCATCCGCCTGTACGCCACCGACATCGACGAGGCCTGCATGGCTAAGGCGCGAGAAGGCTATTATGACCCGATTTCCCTCAAAAACGTTGATCGCGTGCTGATGGCAAAATATACTACGAAGACGCCTGACGGCCGGATCAGGGTCACCGACGAAGTCAGGCGAAACGTGACCTTCAAGAGCTATAACCTCATCAAGGGTGGCAAATTCGGATCCTTCTTTGACCTGATCCTGTGCCGCAACGTGATGATCTACTTCTCGGACGACCAGAAGGCCAGGCTACTCATGGAGTTCTACAACTCCTTATCGCCTGGCGGCTACCTTGTTATTGGCAGGACCGAGACCCTCGTGGGAGACTCCCGTAACCTGCTACAGGCTATCAATGGCATGGAAAGAGTGTACAGGAAGCCTGAAAACGGTACCGCTTTCTTTAAGCCTCTGTAG
- the thrC gene encoding threonine synthase: MQIKYLQCARCGRTYPREEVRYRCECGDSIELIYDYSEIRGRISWDQLRSRPFDHWRYREFYPHLDVWSIISMGEGGTPLVRSRNIAREPGFGELFFKLESLNPTGSFKDRGSTVEISQAYHYLCHHGECENEIVCASTGNMGASVAAYCARGGIRCTIYVPNDTAKIKLLQMMAHGAEIVRVDGDYTVAMHTAKREYEERGRYLAGDYPYRGEGEKSVGLEVIDQLNGVPDYIVCPIGNGTLVHGIWKGLKELKITGLLQRLPKIIGVQAGGCNTVARSFEEGRDDITPVVPHTLMDAVACGDPLDGTWALRAIRESEGWATAVSDVEGARARDLLGKKEGIFAELSGALSMAGLIKAYQAEVIEKDARVVALVTGHGLKEPETFEDEIRTIGELVNVRDSILPLANRPESQ, encoded by the coding sequence ATGCAGATCAAGTATCTCCAGTGTGCCAGGTGTGGCCGGACTTATCCCCGGGAGGAGGTACGCTACAGATGCGAGTGCGGGGACAGCATAGAGCTGATCTATGATTATTCGGAAATCCGGGGACGCATTTCCTGGGATCAGCTTCGGTCCCGGCCGTTCGACCACTGGCGGTACCGGGAGTTCTACCCGCATCTTGACGTCTGGAGCATCATCTCCATGGGCGAAGGGGGCACTCCTCTGGTCCGCTCGAGAAACATTGCCAGGGAGCCTGGTTTCGGGGAACTCTTTTTCAAGCTGGAGAGCCTGAATCCGACTGGCTCGTTCAAAGATCGGGGCTCTACAGTGGAGATCTCCCAGGCCTACCACTACCTCTGCCACCACGGTGAGTGCGAGAACGAGATCGTCTGCGCCTCTACTGGCAATATGGGCGCCAGCGTCGCAGCCTATTGTGCCCGGGGTGGCATCAGGTGCACGATCTACGTGCCAAATGATACGGCGAAGATCAAGCTGCTCCAGATGATGGCACACGGGGCGGAGATCGTCAGAGTGGACGGCGACTATACTGTGGCCATGCACACGGCCAAGCGGGAATATGAAGAAAGAGGGCGGTATCTGGCCGGCGACTACCCCTACCGTGGCGAAGGTGAGAAGTCTGTAGGCCTGGAAGTGATCGATCAGCTGAACGGCGTGCCGGACTACATCGTCTGCCCTATCGGCAACGGCACCCTGGTTCACGGCATCTGGAAAGGCCTGAAAGAGCTGAAGATCACCGGGCTGCTTCAGAGGTTGCCGAAGATCATCGGGGTACAGGCCGGGGGCTGTAACACTGTGGCCAGATCGTTCGAGGAGGGGCGGGATGACATCACGCCGGTCGTGCCGCACACCCTCATGGATGCGGTGGCGTGCGGCGATCCGCTGGACGGCACCTGGGCGCTGAGAGCGATCAGGGAGTCGGAGGGCTGGGCCACCGCCGTCTCAGACGTCGAGGGAGCCAGAGCCCGGGACCTGCTCGGGAAAAAAGAGGGTATCTTCGCAGAGCTGTCTGGCGCCCTGAGTATGGCAGGCCTGATCAAGGCTTATCAGGCAGAGGTCATCGAGAAAGATGCCCGGGTGGTAGCCCTTGTCACAGGCCACGGCCTGAAGGAGCCCGAGACCTTCGAAGATGAGATAAGGACGATCGGCGAGCTGGTAAATGTCCGGGACTCTATTCTACCTCTTGCGAACAGACCAGAATCACAGTAG
- a CDS encoding winged helix-turn-helix transcriptional regulator — translation MKTSVSLKAILLAGLLCLLAIASDTACVYAQSFSNNSSEQSTGTITFGLQYGRHEYLADANVALYRMLGYNVSTGHDDLELVNIPGNPLNASNVVFCGDSLYRFYGVPYGDYEIVATREDKTWQAFTSSTPDSADCVLSVMVDNPGNKVPGTVNLDRNTIYGWTTDIYGSNIGNATVTLFRQNGRYGTPVLATEIENNPVMSGTGDYRGFYSFGNVSPGWYKLTAVKDSQIVEWVLDFRADEENGRRVYTTLPYGMTWLERAVEELPGVSNLSSDAPYAVSQNSSSPEDLWTTSLNDTIRSITQDGKGGLFAFGQRTVYSLDEAGKQRWSYEIPSQWRLNRPCWRNLYDMNEPPYGPNLMKMGSRPIYDVKDGYLYVYLTPNASYPTLDNDYQGAGSVDMAALSWVVMAISPEGKVLWTLPLPTGIEFADTTTIRALGDRVYVFHDYTEIVADKNGKVLFTIPDISDPAAVDEAGNLYVTPATPRDMRSSTRRYTDSAFDYGILDYRVPSRIVEAYSNDGTRSWSIDIGTEIIRQYIAEEVRQQYGSLPLYQQDTLYVPVRDGVLAYSTNGSLKWSARMGEAYKLFMHMPIDSENNVYLAYDEGSSSLGDTWLHVLNDEGNVIADSRVYSEIIDSRTSPAARDGIIYYVITRNLDWEVPVENMPYAIVAAYDIYNDTILWAHTINPGVEHEIVIDADNVGEITDFIDPDEYPDVLLGTNLTRGVSPGTANRVVFTEVRPSGDVIYVSFRALKYEYPVILGTSRAAYASDIYALSLNGTPVYRTKTSSLITAMAVNNSTVFFSTGGGNISAVAAGIVAGLTLLATIAIVAKFLLFGTVSRGRARLDSNENRNRVVAFVKEHPGSTLYEISRSTNMNMGTVRYHAFILSINHKITTFSDGKFVRYFPNSNTYSKEDQQIISLMRRVATGRIINALLDAPGISNADLCERLGQPESAISKLLKVLTLKGIAVRENTPDGRQIYYLSDAAVEKAARFFRYIGDIDGTTPGSSGRF, via the coding sequence GTGAAAACCAGTGTCTCGCTAAAAGCAATATTGCTGGCCGGGCTGCTTTGTCTCCTGGCAATTGCATCAGATACGGCATGCGTATACGCTCAATCATTCAGTAATAACAGCTCAGAGCAAAGCACCGGCACGATCACCTTCGGCTTGCAGTACGGCAGGCACGAATATCTGGCTGATGCTAACGTGGCACTATACAGAATGCTGGGGTACAATGTATCCACTGGCCATGATGACCTGGAGCTCGTAAACATACCGGGGAATCCCCTGAACGCCTCGAATGTAGTTTTCTGTGGGGATAGCTTATACAGGTTTTACGGCGTGCCCTACGGCGATTACGAGATCGTCGCAACGAGGGAAGATAAAACGTGGCAGGCGTTCACGTCATCAACCCCAGATTCAGCCGACTGTGTCTTATCAGTGATGGTCGATAATCCGGGCAATAAGGTTCCCGGTACTGTTAACCTGGACCGCAACACGATCTACGGCTGGACTACAGATATATATGGCAGTAATATTGGTAACGCTACAGTCACCCTGTTCAGGCAGAATGGCCGTTATGGCACACCCGTGCTTGCCACAGAGATAGAAAATAACCCGGTTATGTCTGGCACAGGAGACTATCGTGGCTTCTATTCTTTCGGGAACGTATCTCCGGGCTGGTATAAGCTTACCGCAGTCAAGGACAGTCAGATCGTAGAGTGGGTGCTGGACTTCAGGGCTGACGAAGAAAACGGCAGAAGAGTATACACGACATTACCTTATGGCATGACCTGGTTAGAAAGAGCAGTCGAAGAATTGCCAGGTGTCTCGAATCTCTCCAGTGATGCACCGTATGCCGTAAGCCAGAATTCCTCAAGCCCTGAAGACCTGTGGACCACATCCCTGAACGATACTATCCGGAGCATCACACAGGATGGAAAGGGAGGGCTGTTTGCTTTCGGCCAGCGTACGGTCTATAGTCTGGATGAGGCAGGTAAACAGCGATGGAGCTATGAGATACCGTCTCAGTGGCGCCTCAACAGGCCCTGTTGGAGGAATCTATATGATATGAATGAGCCCCCCTACGGGCCAAACCTGATGAAAATGGGCTCCCGGCCGATCTACGACGTAAAGGATGGTTACCTGTACGTATACCTCACTCCAAACGCTTCGTACCCGACGCTGGACAACGACTACCAGGGTGCCGGAAGTGTGGATATGGCAGCCCTAAGCTGGGTAGTCATGGCGATATCGCCCGAGGGAAAGGTGCTATGGACGCTGCCTTTACCGACGGGTATCGAGTTTGCAGATACAACTACCATCAGAGCCCTGGGAGACCGGGTTTATGTCTTCCACGACTACACAGAAATCGTAGCAGATAAAAATGGCAAGGTGCTGTTTACAATTCCAGACATTTCCGATCCTGCTGCAGTCGATGAGGCTGGTAACTTATATGTCACTCCCGCGACCCCGAGAGATATGCGATCAAGCACAAGAAGATATACTGACTCGGCTTTCGACTATGGGATACTTGATTACAGGGTCCCGTCCCGGATCGTCGAAGCATATTCCAATGACGGTACCCGCAGCTGGAGTATAGACATCGGTACTGAGATCATCAGGCAGTACATCGCAGAAGAAGTCCGGCAGCAGTACGGCTCGCTTCCGCTATACCAGCAGGATACGTTGTATGTGCCGGTCAGAGACGGAGTCCTCGCATATTCCACGAACGGCAGCCTGAAGTGGTCTGCGCGTATGGGTGAAGCTTACAAGCTCTTCATGCATATGCCGATCGACTCCGAAAACAACGTCTACCTGGCGTACGACGAAGGCAGTTCCAGCCTGGGAGACACCTGGCTGCACGTCCTCAACGACGAAGGTAATGTCATAGCAGACTCGAGAGTGTACTCAGAGATCATCGACTCGAGGACTAGCCCTGCAGCACGGGATGGTATCATATACTATGTGATTACCAGGAACCTGGACTGGGAAGTGCCAGTCGAGAACATGCCTTACGCTATCGTAGCAGCATATGACATCTACAACGACACGATCCTCTGGGCTCACACGATCAACCCCGGGGTTGAGCACGAGATAGTGATCGATGCTGACAACGTCGGTGAAATCACCGATTTCATCGATCCGGATGAATACCCTGATGTTCTGCTCGGCACCAATCTGACCAGGGGTGTGTCCCCGGGCACAGCCAACAGGGTCGTGTTCACCGAAGTTCGCCCGAGCGGCGACGTGATATACGTCAGCTTCAGGGCATTAAAATACGAATACCCAGTGATCCTCGGCACTTCCAGGGCAGCCTATGCCAGCGATATCTACGCCTTGAGCCTGAACGGGACGCCGGTATACAGGACGAAGACCTCATCGCTCATCACTGCCATGGCAGTAAATAACAGCACGGTCTTCTTCAGCACCGGTGGAGGAAACATATCCGCTGTGGCAGCAGGTATCGTAGCAGGACTGACACTGCTGGCGACTATCGCGATAGTCGCCAAGTTCCTCCTGTTCGGCACAGTGTCCAGAGGGAGGGCAAGACTGGACAGCAACGAGAATCGTAATCGTGTAGTAGCATTTGTCAAAGAGCACCCGGGCAGCACGCTGTACGAGATCTCCAGGAGTACGAATATGAACATGGGCACCGTCAGATATCACGCCTTCATCCTGAGCATCAACCACAAAATCACTACGTTTAGTGATGGAAAGTTCGTCCGGTATTTTCCTAACTCTAATACTTATAGCAAAGAGGATCAGCAGATCATATCGCTCATGCGCAGAGTTGCCACCGGCAGAATCATCAATGCTCTGCTGGATGCCCCCGGCATCAGCAACGCCGATCTCTGCGAGCGGCTCGGACAGCCGGAAAGCGCCATCAGCAAGCTGCTAAAAGTACTTACGCTGAAGGGAATAGCGGTTCGGGAAAATACGCCTGATGGCAGGCAGATCTATTACTTGAGCGATGCTGCTGTTGAAAAAGCTGCGAGATTTTTCCGCTATATAGGTGATATCGACGGAACAACCCCCGGATCTTCCGGCCGCTTCTAA
- a CDS encoding energy-coupling factor ABC transporter permease yields the protein MAHIHLEDGSFYLQWVIIWTIIALVIIGICIFWLRNVRKMDSRLMTLAALCTAAAFAVFQIEIPVFGGVHLSLTPLIGILAGPAVGGVIVLIVNVFSAAIGHEGWGIIGANAIVNMAEIVGAFLIYTWLTRSMKMRALYSAGIATFLGLFLGNAVMIGIILVSGIQGKDVVLAELSLVAAANIAMAVIEAFVTAYIVAYIQKVRPDMLGVTRVAERR from the coding sequence ATGGCACACATTCACTTAGAAGACGGCTCATTCTACTTACAGTGGGTCATCATATGGACGATCATAGCGCTCGTCATCATCGGCATCTGCATATTCTGGCTGCGCAACGTGAGAAAGATGGACAGCAGGCTGATGACACTCGCTGCACTATGTACCGCTGCGGCCTTTGCAGTCTTCCAGATCGAGATACCGGTCTTCGGCGGAGTCCACCTGAGCCTGACCCCGCTGATCGGCATCCTGGCAGGCCCCGCGGTCGGCGGCGTCATCGTCCTCATCGTGAACGTTTTCTCGGCGGCAATCGGGCACGAAGGCTGGGGCATCATCGGGGCTAACGCCATCGTCAACATGGCCGAAATAGTCGGAGCCTTCCTTATCTACACCTGGCTCACCCGGAGCATGAAGATGAGAGCGCTTTACTCGGCTGGCATCGCCACCTTTCTGGGGCTGTTCCTCGGCAATGCGGTCATGATCGGCATCATCCTGGTCTCGGGCATTCAGGGCAAAGACGTGGTACTCGCCGAGCTCTCCCTCGTCGCTGCCGCCAACATAGCCATGGCAGTCATAGAGGCGTTCGTCACCGCGTACATCGTCGCCTACATCCAGAAAGTGAGGCCCGATATGCTGGGGGTTACGAGAGTAGCAGAGAGGAGATGA